A genomic region of Paenibacillus sp. PL2-23 contains the following coding sequences:
- the nadC gene encoding carboxylating nicotinate-nucleotide diphosphorylase, whose product MFEWTAGGYDAALREQIGRWLAEDIGSGDITTETTIKRGSRSKAVIHVKDTGIIAGIPVAKLVFDVVDPELTFRALAQDGDAVSRGTVIIEVEGSTHSILTGERLALNLMQRLSGIATKTKAFVDALQGLPVRLVDTRKTTPGHRMLEKYAVRVGGGANHRFGLYDAVMIKDNHIKGAGGITEAVGAARGQIPHTMKIEVETESLAQVEEALACGADIIMLDNMPHDMMKEAVKRIKAGSPHVIVEASGGVTLDTIHGIAACGVDVISVGGLTYSFQALDISLDLNEKKEVGRG is encoded by the coding sequence ATGTTTGAGTGGACAGCAGGAGGCTATGATGCTGCGCTGCGCGAGCAAATTGGAAGATGGCTGGCGGAGGATATCGGCAGCGGAGATATTACGACGGAGACAACCATCAAGCGCGGCTCAAGGTCGAAGGCCGTTATCCATGTGAAGGATACGGGCATCATCGCGGGAATTCCCGTTGCGAAGCTGGTATTCGACGTCGTAGATCCGGAGCTGACGTTCCGGGCTCTGGCGCAGGATGGCGACGCCGTATCGAGAGGCACGGTTATAATAGAAGTGGAAGGCAGCACGCACAGCATTCTGACGGGAGAGCGGCTTGCGCTGAACCTGATGCAGAGGCTGTCGGGCATCGCGACCAAGACGAAGGCTTTTGTCGACGCGCTGCAGGGCCTGCCGGTGCGGCTGGTGGATACGCGCAAGACGACGCCGGGGCATCGCATGCTGGAGAAATACGCGGTGCGGGTTGGCGGCGGAGCCAATCATCGGTTCGGTCTGTACGACGCCGTCATGATCAAGGATAATCATATCAAGGGCGCTGGCGGAATAACCGAAGCGGTGGGCGCGGCGCGTGGCCAGATTCCGCATACGATGAAGATCGAGGTGGAGACGGAGTCGCTGGCGCAGGTGGAGGAAGCGCTCGCTTGCGGCGCCGACATCATTATGCTGGACAACATGCCGCATGACATGATGAAGGAAGCGGTGAAGCGGATCAAGGCCGGCTCGCCCCATGTCATTGTGGAGGCTTCAGGCGGCGTGACGCTGGATACCATTCACGGCATCGCGGCGTGCGGCGTTGACGTCATCTCTGTCGGCGGCTTGACGTATTCGTTCCAGGCGCTGGACATCAGTCTCGACCTGAACGAGAAGAAGGAGGTCGGCCGGGGATGA